The following coding sequences lie in one Bacillus rossius redtenbacheri isolate Brsri chromosome 13, Brsri_v3, whole genome shotgun sequence genomic window:
- the LOC134538305 gene encoding exosome complex component RRP46, translating to MDEEEHKLRPLKCELFALSRPDGSAMLIQGDTAVLAAMYGPVEVKAQKMSIEKASVEAVYRPKVGVPRIADKTREELIRNTCEISLMATLHPRTSVVVILQEMQDSGGLLSCALNAGCLALINSGISMKFLIAAVNCMINKDDAVILDPDNKQLKESKATLMFVFDNVQKNVVACHTSGMFSQTQFHECLLKCREASDIVFAFYRNIVNQYANVV from the exons ATGGATGAGGAGGAACACAAGTTACGTCCACTGAAATGTGAATTATTTGCTCTTAGTCGTCCTGATGGGTCTGCAATGCTGATTCAAG GTGACACCGCAGTTTTAGCAGCGATGTATGGCCCAGTCGAAGTCAAAGCACAGAAAATGTCAATAGAAAAAGCATCAGTTGAAGCAGTTTACCGTCCAAAAGTTGGAGTCCCAC GCATCGCTGATAAGACACGTGAAGAGCTCATAAGAAACACGTGTGAAATATCGTTAATGGCCACGCTCCACCCACGCACTTCAGTAGTGGTCATATTGCAGGAAATGCAAGATTCAGGAGGG CTGCTGTCATGCGCTTTAAACGCAGGTTGTCTGGCGCTGATCAACTCTGGGATTAGTATGAAGTTTCTTATCGCTGCTGTCAACTGCATGATTAATAAGGATGATGCTGTCATTCTCGATCCTGATAACAAACAGCTTAAG GAAAGCAAGGCGACTCTGATGTTCGTGTTCGACAACGTGCAGAAGAACGTCGTCGCCTGCCACACGTCGGGAATGTTCTCGCAGACCCAGTTCCACGAGTGTCTGCTCAAGTGCCGGGAAGCCAGCGACATTGTGTTCGCCTTCTACAGGAACATAGTGAATCAGTACGCCAATGTCGTGTGA